One region of Polaribacter pectinis genomic DNA includes:
- the rlmN gene encoding 23S rRNA (adenine(2503)-C(2))-methyltransferase RlmN → MTKKKDIRALTKEQLRDFFVENGDKAFRGNQVYEWLWSKSLHTFEAMTNISKETREMLEANFVINHIKVDSMQKSKDGTIKNGIKLHDGLVVESVLIPTPKRTTACVSSQVGCSLDCKFCATARLKRMRNLNPDEIYDQVVVIDKQSRLYHNKKLTNIVFMGMGEPLMNYKNVLKSIEMITSPEGLGMSSKRITVSTSGVPKMIKKMADEEVKFNLAVSLHSAIDEVRTSIMPFNVNFPLADLRESLEYWYEKTNRPITYEYIVWGGINDRKEDIKALVEFCKYVPCKINLIEYNPIDDGEFQQASSSAINNYISNLEMNDITVNVRRSRGKDIDAACGQLANKS, encoded by the coding sequence TTGACTAAAAAGAAAGACATAAGAGCCTTAACAAAAGAACAATTAAGAGATTTTTTTGTAGAAAATGGCGACAAAGCATTTCGTGGAAATCAAGTTTATGAATGGCTTTGGAGCAAGTCTTTACATACTTTTGAAGCAATGACAAACATTTCTAAAGAAACCAGAGAAATGTTAGAGGCAAACTTTGTTATCAATCATATCAAAGTAGATTCTATGCAAAAAAGTAAAGATGGAACCATAAAAAACGGAATTAAATTACACGATGGTTTGGTAGTAGAGTCCGTTTTAATTCCTACTCCAAAAAGAACTACGGCTTGTGTATCTAGTCAAGTTGGTTGTAGTTTAGATTGTAAATTCTGTGCAACTGCACGTTTAAAAAGAATGCGAAATCTAAATCCAGATGAAATTTACGACCAAGTTGTTGTAATCGACAAACAAAGTAGGTTATACCATAATAAAAAACTGACTAATATTGTTTTTATGGGAATGGGAGAACCTCTTATGAATTATAAAAACGTGCTAAAATCTATTGAGATGATTACCTCGCCAGAAGGTTTAGGAATGTCGTCCAAAAGAATTACAGTTTCTACTTCTGGAGTGCCAAAAATGATTAAAAAAATGGCAGATGAAGAAGTGAAATTTAATTTAGCAGTTTCGCTACATTCAGCAATAGATGAAGTTAGAACTTCAATTATGCCTTTTAATGTTAATTTTCCTTTAGCAGATTTAAGAGAGTCTTTAGAGTATTGGTACGAAAAAACAAACCGACCAATAACCTACGAATATATAGTTTGGGGCGGAATTAACGACCGTAAAGAAGACATAAAAGCATTGGTAGAATTTTGTAAATATGTGCCTTGTAAAATCAATTTAATAGAATACAACCCAATTGACGATGGTGAGTTTCAACAAGCAAGCTCTTCTGCAATAAATAATTACATTTCCAATTTAGAAATGAATGATATTACCGTAAATGTTAGGCGTTCTAGAGGAAAAGATATTGATGCAGCTTGTGGACAATTAGCCAATAAATCGTAA
- a CDS encoding polyprenyl synthetase family protein yields the protein MKPVELIKLPIKNEMELFEEKFKESMLSKVPLLNRITYYIVRRKGKQMRPMFVFLVAKMVSDGGFDERTYRGASVVELIHTATLVHDDVVDDSNRRRGFFSINALWKNKIAVLVGDFMLSKGLLLSIDNEDFDLLKLISIAVREMSEGELLQIEKARKLDITEAVYFDIIRKKTATLIAACCGIGAASVGANQDCVQQMRKFGEYIGIAFQIKDDLFDYTEAEIGKPTGIDIKEQKMTLPLIYTLNNCTKKEKAWLINSVKKHNKDKKRVKEVIAFVKENGGIEYTTNQMNDYKNKAIAILNNFPDSEYKKSLLTMIDYVVERKI from the coding sequence GTGAAACCAGTAGAACTTATAAAACTTCCCATAAAAAATGAAATGGAACTCTTTGAAGAAAAGTTCAAAGAATCTATGCTTTCTAAAGTTCCATTATTAAACAGAATTACGTATTATATTGTTCGTAGAAAAGGTAAGCAAATGAGACCAATGTTTGTTTTTCTAGTAGCAAAAATGGTTTCTGATGGAGGTTTTGACGAGCGAACTTATAGAGGAGCATCAGTTGTAGAGTTAATTCACACAGCAACTTTAGTGCATGATGATGTTGTAGATGATTCTAACAGACGTAGAGGTTTTTTCTCTATAAATGCACTTTGGAAAAATAAAATTGCAGTTTTAGTGGGTGATTTTATGCTCTCAAAAGGATTGCTACTTTCTATTGATAATGAAGATTTCGATTTATTAAAATTAATTTCTATTGCCGTTCGCGAAATGAGTGAAGGGGAATTACTTCAAATAGAAAAAGCAAGAAAACTAGACATTACAGAAGCTGTTTATTTTGATATTATCAGAAAAAAAACAGCCACTTTAATTGCTGCCTGTTGTGGAATTGGAGCGGCTTCCGTTGGTGCAAATCAAGACTGTGTGCAACAAATGCGAAAATTCGGAGAATATATTGGTATCGCCTTTCAAATTAAAGACGATTTATTTGATTACACAGAGGCAGAAATTGGAAAACCTACAGGAATAGATATTAAAGAGCAAAAAATGACATTGCCTTTAATTTATACCTTAAATAATTGCACTAAAAAAGAGAAAGCTTGGTTAATTAACTCTGTTAAGAAACACAATAAGGATAAAAAAAGAGTAAAAGAAGTAATTGCTTTTGTAAAAGAAAATGGAGGTATAGAATACACTACCAACCAAATGAACGACTATAAAAACAAAGCAATTGCAATTTTAAATAATTTCCCAGATTCAGAGTACAAAAAATCTTTACTTACAATGATTGATTATGTTGTAGAGCGTAAGATTTAA
- a CDS encoding NAD(P)H-dependent oxidoreductase, with translation MKKILIINGHPDKESFCYGIHNSYKKGVLKSNAELKEITIRDLDFNLNLEFGYRKRTELEPDLLEAQEKIKWANHIVWIYPVWWGSYPAILKGFIDRVFLPGFAFQKRENSVWWDKHLTGKSARVISTLDQPAWYYKWINKHPSHTSIKKLTCDFVGIKPVKFTTIGSLRNSKESYREKWLNKIEKMGELNS, from the coding sequence ATGAAAAAAATACTGATAATTAACGGACATCCAGACAAAGAAAGTTTTTGTTATGGAATACACAATTCTTACAAGAAAGGAGTATTAAAATCGAATGCTGAATTAAAAGAAATTACAATTCGTGATTTAGATTTTAATTTAAATTTAGAATTTGGCTACAGAAAACGAACAGAATTAGAACCTGATTTATTAGAAGCACAAGAAAAAATTAAATGGGCAAACCATATTGTTTGGATTTATCCTGTTTGGTGGGGTTCTTATCCTGCAATTTTAAAAGGTTTTATTGATAGAGTTTTCTTACCAGGTTTTGCTTTTCAAAAAAGAGAAAATTCTGTTTGGTGGGATAAACATCTAACAGGAAAATCTGCAAGAGTTATTTCTACTTTAGACCAACCTGCTTGGTATTACAAATGGATTAATAAACACCCAAGTCATACTTCCATAAAAAAATTAACTTGTGATTTTGTTGGAATAAAACCAGTAAAATTTACAACGATTGGTTCTTTAAGAAACTCTAAAGAATCTTATCGAGAAAAATGGTTAAACAAAATTGAAAAAATGGGTGAACTGAACAGTTAA
- a CDS encoding GH3 auxin-responsive promoter family protein — MAFQIINSIISWFLKKRKHQIELFLKYPNDVQEELLLKLISSAKRTEFGKQHSFSSFRNYKDFAANVPIQQYETFEPLIERCRKGEQNLFWPTPIKWFAKSSGTTNAKSKFIPVSDEALEYCHMKAGKDMLCLYINNNENAQLFTGKGLRLGGSSEVYKDNNSYFGDLSAIITENLPFWADFSSAPSMEVALLAEWETKMEAIINETINENITSLVGVPSWMLVLLNRVLEKTGKDNILEVWPNLEVYFHGGVNFNPYREQYKKLIPKADFKYYETYNASEGFFAIQDKNGSKELLLMLDYGIFYEFIPMSDYDGENSKAIPLSEVKKGINYAILITTNAGLWRYLIGDTVKFTSTDPYRIKITGRTKHHINVFGEELIIENAEEGLKLACEKTNATINEYTVGPIFMDGTKSGGHEWIIEFENAPKSMDYFTEILDNALKSINSDYEAKRYQNMTLALPKIHKAKPGLFYDWLKKKKKLGGQHKVPRLSNSREFVEELLKL; from the coding sequence ATGGCGTTTCAGATTATCAATTCTATAATTTCTTGGTTTTTAAAGAAACGAAAACATCAAATTGAGTTGTTTTTAAAATACCCAAATGATGTACAAGAAGAGTTGTTATTAAAATTGATTTCTTCTGCTAAAAGAACAGAATTTGGTAAACAACATAGTTTTTCATCCTTCAGAAATTATAAAGACTTTGCCGCGAATGTTCCTATTCAACAATATGAAACCTTCGAACCTTTAATTGAACGTTGTAGAAAAGGAGAACAAAATTTATTTTGGCCAACACCTATAAAATGGTTTGCAAAAAGTAGCGGAACCACAAATGCAAAAAGTAAATTTATTCCAGTTTCCGATGAAGCTTTAGAATATTGCCATATGAAAGCTGGTAAAGACATGTTGTGTTTGTACATTAATAATAATGAAAATGCCCAGCTTTTTACGGGGAAAGGTTTGCGTTTGGGTGGTAGTTCGGAAGTTTATAAAGACAACAATTCTTACTTTGGAGATTTGTCTGCAATCATTACAGAAAACTTGCCTTTTTGGGCAGATTTTAGCTCTGCTCCTAGCATGGAAGTAGCTTTATTAGCAGAATGGGAAACCAAAATGGAAGCTATAATTAATGAAACTATCAACGAAAACATCACTAGTTTGGTTGGTGTTCCTTCTTGGATGTTGGTTTTATTAAATAGAGTTTTAGAAAAAACCGGAAAAGATAATATTTTAGAAGTTTGGCCAAATCTGGAAGTGTATTTTCATGGTGGCGTAAACTTTAATCCTTACAGAGAACAGTATAAAAAACTGATTCCGAAAGCAGATTTTAAATACTATGAAACCTACAATGCTTCTGAAGGTTTTTTTGCCATTCAAGATAAAAACGGTTCTAAAGAATTGTTGTTGATGTTAGATTATGGAATTTTCTATGAGTTTATTCCTATGAGCGATTATGATGGCGAAAACTCTAAAGCAATTCCTCTTTCTGAAGTTAAAAAAGGAATTAATTATGCTATTTTAATTACTACAAATGCAGGTTTGTGGCGTTATTTAATTGGAGATACTGTAAAGTTTACCTCAACTGATCCTTATCGAATTAAAATTACTGGGCGTACCAAACATCACATTAATGTTTTTGGTGAAGAGTTAATAATAGAAAATGCAGAAGAAGGTTTAAAATTAGCTTGTGAGAAAACAAATGCAACAATAAACGAATATACTGTTGGCCCAATTTTTATGGATGGCACAAAAAGTGGTGGACATGAATGGATTATCGAATTTGAAAATGCGCCAAAAAGCATGGATTATTTTACTGAAATTTTAGACAATGCTTTAAAGTCTATCAATTCAGATTACGAAGCAAAACGTTACCAAAACATGACGTTAGCTTTACCAAAAATTCACAAAGCAAAACCAGGTTTGTTTTACGATTGGCTAAAGAAAAAGAAAAAATTGGGTGGACAACATAAAGTACCAAGACTTTCTAACTCTAGAGAATTTGTAGAGGAACTTTTAAAACTTTAA
- a CDS encoding DUF2797 domain-containing protein: MIYQGVLKKMMTENAEEIQYYLNMESDFINMNQLLDKEITLSFVKYECLNCHLNKEIYRQGFCKSCFFDIPSAGDWIMRPELSTAHLDQEDRDLAYEKSVQLKPHIVYLANSSNVKVGVTRKAQVPTRWIDQGAHEAIEIVEVPNRYLAGITEVALKEFVGDKTNWRKMLKNDIEDENLVEWRDKLKQHIPDEAKQYFIENNAETNLNFPVKKYPLKPKSLNLIKTPTYTGKLVGIKGQYLIFDDETVFNVRSNEGLVVSIDI; encoded by the coding sequence ATGATTTACCAAGGAGTTCTAAAAAAAATGATGACAGAAAACGCGGAAGAAATTCAGTATTATTTGAATATGGAATCCGATTTTATAAACATGAACCAACTTTTAGATAAAGAAATAACGCTCTCTTTTGTAAAGTATGAGTGTTTAAATTGTCATTTAAATAAAGAAATTTACAGACAAGGTTTTTGCAAATCTTGTTTTTTTGATATTCCTTCTGCTGGCGATTGGATTATGAGACCAGAGTTAAGTACAGCACATTTAGACCAAGAAGACAGAGATTTAGCGTACGAAAAATCGGTTCAGTTAAAACCACATATAGTCTATTTGGCAAATTCGAGCAACGTAAAAGTTGGTGTAACAAGAAAAGCACAAGTTCCCACACGTTGGATAGATCAAGGAGCTCATGAAGCCATAGAAATTGTAGAAGTACCAAACAGATATTTAGCAGGAATTACAGAAGTTGCGTTAAAAGAATTTGTTGGAGACAAAACCAATTGGCGCAAAATGCTAAAGAATGATATTGAAGATGAAAATTTAGTGGAATGGAGAGATAAATTAAAGCAACACATTCCAGATGAAGCAAAACAATATTTCATCGAAAATAATGCGGAAACAAATTTGAATTTTCCAGTTAAAAAATATCCCCTAAAACCAAAGAGTTTAAATTTAATTAAGACACCAACTTACACAGGTAAATTAGTTGGAATAAAAGGACAGTATTTAATTTTTGATGATGAAACCGTTTTCAATGTTAGGAGCAATGAAGGTTTGGTTGTGAGTATTGATATATAG
- a CDS encoding carbon-nitrogen hydrolase family protein translates to MKKNLLKVALAQISPVWLNKQKTIEKIEKSIFDAAKENCELIVFGEALLPGYPFWVSLTNGAEWNSKTQKEIHAHYVRNSVTIEKGELDSVCNLAKENKIAIYLGIMERAQNRGGHSIYASLVYINEAGEIKSVHRKLQPTYDERLTWAPGDGNGLQVHSLKEFTVGGLNCWENWMPLPRTALYGLGENLHIAVWPGSKHNTKDITRFIARESRSFVISVSSLMAKADFPKEVPHYDKIVKDAPEVLANGGSCIASPDGEWLVAPVLNKEGLIIETLDFNRVLEERQNFDVVGHYSRPDVTKLQVNRERQSTVSYEE, encoded by the coding sequence ATGAAAAAGAACTTATTAAAAGTAGCATTAGCACAAATTTCACCAGTTTGGTTAAACAAACAAAAAACAATCGAAAAGATTGAGAAATCTATTTTTGATGCAGCAAAAGAAAACTGCGAACTCATTGTTTTTGGAGAAGCATTATTGCCAGGTTATCCTTTTTGGGTTTCGCTAACAAATGGTGCAGAATGGAATTCTAAAACTCAAAAAGAAATTCATGCGCATTATGTTAGAAATTCTGTTACGATTGAGAAAGGCGAATTAGATTCCGTTTGTAATTTGGCAAAAGAAAACAAAATTGCTATTTATTTAGGAATTATGGAACGCGCACAAAATAGAGGAGGACACAGTATTTACGCCTCTTTGGTATATATAAATGAAGCAGGAGAAATAAAATCTGTCCACAGAAAATTACAACCAACTTATGATGAACGTTTAACTTGGGCTCCAGGAGATGGAAATGGTTTGCAAGTTCATTCGCTTAAAGAATTTACAGTTGGTGGTTTAAATTGTTGGGAAAATTGGATGCCTTTACCAAGAACTGCTTTGTATGGTTTGGGCGAAAATTTGCATATTGCTGTTTGGCCAGGAAGTAAACACAATACAAAAGATATTACTCGTTTTATAGCAAGAGAATCTCGTTCTTTTGTTATTTCTGTTTCAAGTTTAATGGCAAAGGCAGATTTTCCAAAAGAGGTTCCTCATTATGATAAAATTGTAAAAGATGCGCCAGAAGTTTTAGCAAATGGAGGTTCTTGTATTGCTTCACCAGATGGAGAATGGTTGGTAGCGCCTGTTTTAAATAAAGAAGGTTTAATAATTGAAACTTTGGATTTTAATCGTGTTTTAGAAGAAAGACAAAATTTTGATGTTGTTGGCCATTATTCTAGACCTGATGTAACAAAGTTGCAAGTAAATAGAGAAAGACAAAGTACGGTTTCTTATGAGGAATAA
- a CDS encoding HAD family hydrolase — MNLEKVKLVVSDMDGTLLNSKGEVSNQFFKLFKKLQEQNIHFCAASGRQHNSIVNKLASIKEEIYVIAENGGVAKMGKEVLLSNFLKAEKVIKLIPVLREIEDANIVLCCDNSAYIESKDAHFINLFQEYYHSFKQVDDLLDVAKTIPVFKIAVYHFKSSEDFTYPAIKHLKDEVLLKVSGQNWLDISDEKANKGNALRHVQKILNVSKEETMVFGDYHNDIEMLHEADFSFAMKNAHKDIKELANFSTESNDNFGVERVLEKLTENNKPY; from the coding sequence ATGAATTTAGAAAAAGTAAAATTAGTAGTTTCTGATATGGATGGAACTTTACTAAACTCTAAAGGTGAAGTTAGTAATCAATTCTTTAAACTCTTTAAAAAATTACAAGAACAAAATATTCATTTTTGCGCCGCAAGCGGAAGACAACACAACAGCATTGTAAATAAATTAGCTTCTATAAAAGAAGAAATTTATGTAATTGCAGAAAATGGTGGAGTTGCTAAAATGGGAAAAGAAGTATTACTTTCTAACTTCTTAAAAGCGGAAAAAGTAATAAAACTAATTCCTGTTTTAAGAGAAATAGAAGACGCGAATATAGTTTTGTGTTGCGATAATTCTGCTTATATAGAAAGTAAAGATGCTCACTTTATAAACTTATTTCAAGAGTATTATCATAGTTTTAAACAAGTTGATGATTTATTAGACGTTGCCAAAACAATTCCGGTTTTTAAAATTGCGGTTTATCATTTCAAATCATCAGAAGATTTTACTTACCCTGCAATAAAACATTTAAAAGACGAAGTTTTACTAAAAGTCTCTGGACAAAATTGGTTAGATATTTCTGATGAAAAAGCCAATAAAGGAAATGCTTTAAGACATGTTCAAAAAATATTGAATGTTTCTAAAGAAGAAACCATGGTTTTTGGCGATTACCATAATGATATAGAAATGCTACACGAAGCTGACTTTAGTTTCGCCATGAAAAATGCTCATAAAGACATTAAAGAGCTGGCAAATTTTTCTACAGAAAGCAATGATAATTTTGGTGTTGAGCGTGTTTTAGAAAAGTTGACTGAAAATAATAAACCCTATTAA
- a CDS encoding LacI family DNA-binding transcriptional regulator, with protein sequence MKRLTIKDIAQEFSVSISTVSKALNDSYEISVSTKEKIQKYAKENNYKPNFNALSLKNRQTKTIGIIIPSMLNYFFAQVFNGIEKVANEKGYKIISCISNESFKKEVETIEMLSNGSIDGFILSIAEETILKNDFKHFEDVLNNGTPIVMFDRVAEPINCDKVIADDFKGTSETVKYLAKSGSKNIAFISTISNLKVGKKRHQGYIKGLENTGLPINDNLIINIIDEDYKDYESILKPIFDANEIDAVIATDESSAIAAMKVAQRKGHKIPENFAVVSFSNGILARHSSPKMTTVSQHGERMGATAAKILIDKLENKGEEVPPKTVIIKTDIVERNSTKKA encoded by the coding sequence ATGAAAAGACTTACCATAAAAGACATAGCTCAAGAATTTAGTGTATCTATTTCTACCGTTTCTAAAGCTCTTAATGACAGTTATGAAATTAGCGTAAGTACCAAAGAAAAGATTCAGAAGTACGCTAAAGAAAATAACTACAAGCCCAATTTTAACGCTTTAAGTTTAAAAAACAGACAGACAAAAACAATAGGAATCATCATTCCTAGTATGTTAAATTATTTCTTTGCTCAAGTTTTTAACGGTATAGAAAAAGTAGCTAATGAAAAAGGCTACAAAATTATTTCTTGTATTTCTAACGAATCTTTTAAGAAAGAAGTAGAAACTATAGAAATGCTTTCTAACGGTAGTATAGACGGTTTTATCCTTTCTATTGCAGAAGAAACTATTCTTAAAAACGACTTTAAACATTTTGAAGATGTTCTTAATAACGGAACACCAATTGTTATGTTCGATAGAGTTGCAGAACCTATAAATTGCGATAAAGTAATTGCAGATGATTTTAAAGGAACTTCTGAAACCGTTAAATATTTAGCAAAATCTGGCAGTAAAAACATTGCTTTTATTTCTACAATTAGTAATTTAAAAGTTGGTAAAAAAAGGCACCAAGGTTACATAAAAGGTTTAGAGAATACAGGTTTACCAATAAATGATAATTTAATTATTAATATTATTGATGAAGATTATAAAGATTATGAAAGTATTTTAAAACCTATTTTTGACGCAAACGAAATCGATGCCGTAATTGCAACAGATGAATCTTCTGCAATTGCTGCCATGAAAGTTGCACAGAGAAAAGGTCATAAAATACCAGAAAACTTTGCCGTGGTTTCTTTTTCTAACGGAATTTTAGCAAGACATTCTAGTCCTAAAATGACTACTGTTAGTCAACATGGAGAAAGAATGGGCGCTACAGCTGCAAAAATTTTAATTGATAAATTAGAAAATAAAGGAGAAGAAGTTCCACCAAAAACAGTAATTATTAAAACTGATATTGTTGAACGTAATTCTACCAAAAAAGCATAA